A single window of Rhodamnia argentea isolate NSW1041297 chromosome 5, ASM2092103v1, whole genome shotgun sequence DNA harbors:
- the LOC115742059 gene encoding uncharacterized protein LOC115742059 — protein MAYGRRSTSSSISDVFTLNPLPYPVLAILAVISIFLGISWYFSYESVVETAEEQTGWILLAVPIVLILLVRLLSSMDDPQSLFTGSPWGRRRATYGPPAEGSSPWGVAALIVLLLVLLQYQSSFLESWFV, from the coding sequence ATGGCCTATGGGAGAAGAAGCACAAGCTCCTCAATCTCAGATGTCTTCACTCTCAATCCACTACCATATCCGGTCCTTGCGATCCTGGCAGTGATCTCCATCTTTCTAGGCATATCTTGGTACTTCAGCTATGAATCGGTGGTCGAAACCGCTGAAGAGCAGACGGGATGGATCCTCTTAGCGGTTCCTATCGTTCTGATACTGCTTGTGAGGCTCCTGTCATCCATGGATGATCCGCAGAGCTTGTTCACCGGATCACCATGGGGCCGGCGCAGGGCAACCTACGGCCCTCCGGCCGAGGGCAGCTCGCCATGGGGCGTGGCTGCTCTCATCGTGCTCCTCCTTGTTTTGCTCCAGTATCAGTCTAGCTTTCTCGAGAGCTGGTTTGTTTGA
- the LOC115742038 gene encoding uncharacterized protein LOC115742038, translating into MDWLQPRRRRGPEWKQGWTNQTLASMSAPPLHLLFIFFIAVSLLWFSGRAKYEAQLRHSTLNLQLLLFLLPLLAFLFASLYSGASRLNYLLSWRQPRHPMQPHLPGGGVGGGGDGGGGMGVPWGVAIFVVLLLVMVSYHQSFQSMWFGPLRRSD; encoded by the coding sequence ATGGATTGGCTTCAaccaaggaggaggagaggccCGGAGTGGAAGCAGGGATGGACCAACCAGACCTTGGCCTCGATGTCCGCCCCGCCGCTCCACctgctcttcatcttcttcatcgccgTCTCCCTGCTCTGGTTCTCCGGCCGCGCCAAGTACGAGGCCCAGCTCCGCCACTCCACGCTCAAcctccagctcctcctcttcctcctgccCCTCCTCGCCTTCCTCTTTGCGTCCCTCTATTCCGGGGCTTCACGGCTCAACTACCTCCTCTCCTGGCGGCAGCCGCGGCATCCCATGCAGCCCCACCTCCCAGGCGGCGGGGTCGGCGGAGGGGGCGATGGCGGTGGGGGAATGGGCGTGCCCTGGGGCGTTGCCATCTTTGTGGTGCTGCTCCTGGTGATGGTGTCGTACCACCAGTCGTTTCAGTCCATGTGGTTCGGGCCCCTGCGTAGGTCCGACTGA
- the LOC115742037 gene encoding transcription factor bHLH121-like isoform X2 has product MDRPLEPDSLSLLQSTRTPNAPPEPRVPSTSRDEVVVRKSQKADREKLRRDRLNEHFIELGNTLDPDRPKNDKATILSDAMQLLKDLTAQVNQLKAEYSTLCEESRELMQEKNDLREEKASLKSDIESLNAQYQQRARAMFPWPVMDHSMVMAPPSYPYPVPIAVPSGPIPVHPPMQPYPFYATPNPSVIPNSHSTLLPFATPNLQVEQLSGHYAPALMQLGNQSLVSSNKNDKSKERKHEKSGSSNDVTTDLELKTPGSATDNDSSSPRRSSMKSTRKDGNTAERSSSSHCSSPRSVQDSSSSSIVGCSNSKANG; this is encoded by the exons ATGGATCGCCCGCTGGAACCGGAttcgctctctctcctccagTCCACGCGAACCCCAAATGCGCCTCCGGAGCCTCGCGTTCCCTCCACTTCCAG AGATGAAGTTGTTGTGCGGAAAAGTCAGAAGGCGGACCGTGAGAAGTTGAGGAGGGATAGACTGAATGAGCATTTTATCGAGTTGGGAAATACACTAG ATCCTGACAGGCCAAAAAATGACAAGGCAACAATTTTATCAGATGCTATGCAACTGCTGAAGGATCTGACCGCTCAGGTTAACCAACTCAAAGCTGAATATAGTACGCTCTGTGAAGAATCTCGTGAG TTGATGCAGGAGAAAAATGATCTCAGAGAAGAAAAGGCCTCTCTAAAATCCGACATCGAGAGCCTTAATGCTCAGTATCAACAGAGAGCTAGGGCCATGTTTCCATGGCCTGTTATGGATCACTCAATGGTTATGGCCCCACCTTCATACCCCTATCCGGTGCCCATAGCTGTGCCTTCTGGTCCCATTCCTGTTCATCCACCTATGCAACCTTACCCTTTCTATGCAACTCCGAATCCCAGTGTCATCCCCAACTCCCACTCGACTTTGCTTCCATTTGCAACACCTAACTTGCAGGTTGAGCAGTTGTCGGGCCATTATGCACCTGCACTTATGCAGCTGGGAAATCAGTCCCTTGTCTCGAGCAATAAAAACGACAAAAGCAAGGAGAGGAAGCATGAAAAGTCTGGTAGTTCAAACGATGTCACGACGGACTTGGAACTGAAGACACCTGGGTCTGCAACAGACAAT GACTCGTCGTCACCACGTAGATCATCTATGAAATCTACGAGGAAGGATGGTAACACTGCAGAAAGGAGTTCTTCTAGTCATTGTTCATCGCCTCGTAGTGTACAGGACAGCTCTTCCAGTAGCATAGTTGGTTGTTCGAACTCGAAGGCAAATGGTTAA
- the LOC115742037 gene encoding transcription factor bHLH121-like isoform X1, producing the protein MDRPLEPDSLSLLQSTRTPNAPPEPRVPSTSSRDEVVVRKSQKADREKLRRDRLNEHFIELGNTLDPDRPKNDKATILSDAMQLLKDLTAQVNQLKAEYSTLCEESRELMQEKNDLREEKASLKSDIESLNAQYQQRARAMFPWPVMDHSMVMAPPSYPYPVPIAVPSGPIPVHPPMQPYPFYATPNPSVIPNSHSTLLPFATPNLQVEQLSGHYAPALMQLGNQSLVSSNKNDKSKERKHEKSGSSNDVTTDLELKTPGSATDNDSSSPRRSSMKSTRKDGNTAERSSSSHCSSPRSVQDSSSSSIVGCSNSKANG; encoded by the exons ATGGATCGCCCGCTGGAACCGGAttcgctctctctcctccagTCCACGCGAACCCCAAATGCGCCTCCGGAGCCTCGCGTTCCCTCCACTTCCAG CAGAGATGAAGTTGTTGTGCGGAAAAGTCAGAAGGCGGACCGTGAGAAGTTGAGGAGGGATAGACTGAATGAGCATTTTATCGAGTTGGGAAATACACTAG ATCCTGACAGGCCAAAAAATGACAAGGCAACAATTTTATCAGATGCTATGCAACTGCTGAAGGATCTGACCGCTCAGGTTAACCAACTCAAAGCTGAATATAGTACGCTCTGTGAAGAATCTCGTGAG TTGATGCAGGAGAAAAATGATCTCAGAGAAGAAAAGGCCTCTCTAAAATCCGACATCGAGAGCCTTAATGCTCAGTATCAACAGAGAGCTAGGGCCATGTTTCCATGGCCTGTTATGGATCACTCAATGGTTATGGCCCCACCTTCATACCCCTATCCGGTGCCCATAGCTGTGCCTTCTGGTCCCATTCCTGTTCATCCACCTATGCAACCTTACCCTTTCTATGCAACTCCGAATCCCAGTGTCATCCCCAACTCCCACTCGACTTTGCTTCCATTTGCAACACCTAACTTGCAGGTTGAGCAGTTGTCGGGCCATTATGCACCTGCACTTATGCAGCTGGGAAATCAGTCCCTTGTCTCGAGCAATAAAAACGACAAAAGCAAGGAGAGGAAGCATGAAAAGTCTGGTAGTTCAAACGATGTCACGACGGACTTGGAACTGAAGACACCTGGGTCTGCAACAGACAAT GACTCGTCGTCACCACGTAGATCATCTATGAAATCTACGAGGAAGGATGGTAACACTGCAGAAAGGAGTTCTTCTAGTCATTGTTCATCGCCTCGTAGTGTACAGGACAGCTCTTCCAGTAGCATAGTTGGTTGTTCGAACTCGAAGGCAAATGGTTAA